Within Ipomoea triloba cultivar NCNSP0323 chromosome 9, ASM357664v1, the genomic segment ACCATCCTCCCCCAAATTTATGTGTTCAAGACTGTGTTCTAGTTCACCAAGCTCacttgtttgagtgctcaaccATTGAGTGTCGTATTACGTTTTATTCTGTAAAAGTTAGGCGACAATGCTCCTAGCACCTTTGGGAGGTTGCAAATAAGGTTATGTGTTCAAGACCATGTTCTAGTTCACCGGCTCacttgtttgagtgctcaaacattgAGTCGTAatacgttttatcctggaaacctaggctacaatgCTCCTAGCACCTTtaggaggtagcaaataaggttttaagaaaAGAGTGTTTCGCTCGACTCGTACTAAACCTTAACATTTTGTTtcttgtgttttttgttttctagaaattattatttcgtagtaatatttcctaacatagaatattattattattattattattatagccAACATAAGCATCTCAACTGGTCACAAGGgtaaaatttgtcacaagaTGCCAAATATCAAGTCTCACCAGCAAAAGTGCGAGAACAACCTCTCAAATGAGGGTGACTCTTTGTGCGTAGTGAGCAAAAATCTAGCATCTATTGATTAGTTGAGTCACCATGATCTACCCCTTTACAATGGCGTTTGGGATGGACAATTTCACCTTTTCGTCacaagaatattattattatgtatttgatAGATTAGACACAAAGATAGTAAAAACTTAGTATTTAAAATGCTCATGATAATCTAAATCTAAAATTATCCAGGTGAGAATAAAGTAAAGTGTGTTGTAATTGAATTACAAGTATATCTAACCAAACAGCCCATTAGTGTTTTGGATCGAAGTTGGCTTAAAAACACGGAAAATGATTCATGTACTTCTATGGAGTAAAACTCCACATGtgtgccaaagactttgtggtctggtggcatccggtgtcccgattaacacttccacatggatgatgagagtggattcgagcctcagtggaggccaTTGTTgactgactctttgtgtttcattaggttgagaaagtagctaggaacagatactacattgtaacatagtcagtagtacttaaaaaaactCTCTAACAACACTATGTGAGAGATCCCCACCCCTAATTGtcgttgcaaaaaaaaaagtacaacttTACAAATAACAAACTTTTGTGGAGTAGACGCAAAATTTTACTTTATAGTGTAAATTCTTTAGTATTACTGACCTGCCTCCACTGAAACTCAAACCAACCTTCTTTTATATAGAAATACAACAGAGTATCACTAGACCAGAAAGTCTTAGCACCATGTTAGGGGTATAACAGGAGTAGAATTCACATAATAGAACCCAGTTATTCTATTGTCGGTGGGAAttagcattttttaaaaaaaaattgtgggtCATTTGTGAGCTATGATATATAGGCAAGCCATATAGGTATAGTCCACAATGTAACAACAGGTTGGACACCAGTCACCACCACAACTGGGCTAGCACATGATTGCTGCATCATCAAATTCTAAAAAACCCAAAATGTATGTAATTTAAGGCCACTTTTGGTCATCAATTATCTGTCATCTCATGATCTTATCCAGCCTGTAACAGCTCGTTTTCATGTAAACAACAGCAAAAGAAATTCtcaggaaaaataaaaagaagcatTGATGTTTTTCACAAAGCACTGTTCTTTTCATGGATTCTTGGTCAAAAAGTCCATGGAAAAACTGGGTTGGATTTACATTTgcacataaataaacatatgaTCACAGAAACAAGGCCGGACTGTCCATAACACATAAAAGAATATAACCGTAATAGCACTATTTCTGGCATTGCGTTTCGGTGTCTAATATGGCTGTTATCTTCTTCTGCAATTCCGGCTTGTTGGCCCCTACCAATTTGTCGACTTGCTGTCCATctttgaggaagaagaaggtCGGAGTTGCTTTGATATCCCATGACGTGCTGAATTCCTGATTCACGAGAGAAAATTAACTCGTGTTTGAAAGATAAAGCTATCTTAACTCTTAggattataagttataactctGAAAAATTATAGGAAATATGTACTCACTGTAAGTTCATCAACATCAACTGTCAGAAACATCAGAGAAGGGTGTTTCTCTGAAAGCTCGCAGTACAATGGTGCAATCATTCGACATGGACCGCACCATGAAGCACTAAAATTTGCCACAACCTGCAAACATTTGCAGATGTCTAAGCTGCAAAACACTTGACAGATGCCAAGCAACATGAAAGTATTCAAAAAGGAACACATAACAAAATATTGAACAGAAGTCAATGgacattttttcttttctcgcTCTATAGCATTTATGCATTAGCTAAAGGTTTTAGTGGAGTTCAGCTTTGTTTCTAGGATCACTTAATTTAGGTGGCCAACCATTGGTTTGTGGAAGggcagtgttgtaaaaattggccTAGGCGGCCCTAGGCTGAAGGGAATAATGAGAAATTGGCAGTTAAATTAGGTTTTGTTTCGCTCAAAACAACGTAGTTTTAAGAGAAACAAAACCTAATCTTCATTGGCTTAGCATTGCGACTCCATTTGAGCACAACAGCAGCCCTTTGCACTTAGACTGAGACTCCATTCGAGCAGATGAGCACAGCATCAGCCCTTCATAGCAATAACAGCAGTCATTCTCGACTCTCAGCCTCAACTCGCAGTAGTCGATTGCCCTTCGCCAAGCTCACAACTCCATTGGCATTAGCCCTTCCACCAGTGCACGATCACTGCAGTCGCTGACTATACTCTCGGTCTTGCGTAGCCATTCCAACAACAAACAGCAGAAGTAGAAGTCCATAACAGGTTTTAGGGTCgatttggaaacccggaaaacgACTTTTAGAAGttattttcctaattttccAATGTTTGGCTATCAACGGAAAATACTCATTCTAGTCCAAAAATAACCGATTTTGGTGGAATTTGTCTTTCAAGATTTTTACTCAGAAGACATTTTTGGGATTCTTATCTACACACTCAATTTTCTCTCCCCATGAGTGGTTATTATTTGAACTGGATTTGGCTAATCCAGTTAAAAATTTCTTTAGTTCAGACTTATTACATTTATGTCCGATTAAATATGGTTTGGGCCGGCTGAGCCAAACAACAAAAAGTCATGGTCTAATCCAGCCCACATcccaaaaaaagtaaaaattttcttcaatttcttagtttagaattattatatttatttttattataataagttacaagttaaaaaacatttatttacatctttttattataattattattaatctttacaactattataaattttaatttataattttatcttaatataaataataataattattaccattaaaataatcaatattttttaagaaataactttgtaatatatttatgttcatgtttttaaaaatgaaccaaataaaaaaaaatttctgccTTAAAGATTGTTCTTTGACTTTCAACTAAacactagaaaatgaaaatgtttttcgtCTTTTCAAATGGGCCCTTAGTGTTTTATACTTGTACACTGAATTTTTTTGGGTATTTCTGAATTTTTGCTGCTACaacttttgtaattttgtttgcATAATAATGTTTCGGGTTCAAATATGAGTCATagatttgtaaaaaaaaaacaaaaaaaaaaaaccagtgtATAGATTTAGAGGTCAGTATATAAAATGACAGTGTATTATGTGCTAAACAGCCTAAACCagtatttcttatttattacttaCTTTTTTTTAGCTGCCTATCCAATGCCCAATGGGTGCAAagcgatttttacaacattgggAAGGGGAGTGGTTTGGATCCCTAATAGCAAGTCTGGGTGATGAGCATACAAACACTTGCTGCTCTTTGTCTTTTCATTTGATTCCCATGTTAGGATTTGGAGGGACAAGTCGAGTTAAGCACGAATTTTGaagcaactttttaaaattttcaaatcagCCTACTCTATAGCTCAGTATCCTTACAATTAAGTGACTTTACTGAAATTATGCCTATGTGAGAGGGAGGATCGATGATACTTACTGTTTTGCCATCTCTTCTTGCTTCTTCCAGCTTTTGCTCCCAACTTTCTTTTGTAGTGATGAGGTGAACGTTTCCTCCAGCAAATTCAACGTGATGGTCAGAGTCATCCCCATCATTCTTGGACTGTTGCTGCAATTTCTGTACTTTGTTATTGACCAAGTATTAAAACCAATAAGAAATTACGCTAAAAGTAAATCAAAATACCAACTTTCTGGACAAAAGACTCAGCTTCTAATCTTAATTTTGAAACTCCTACATATAAATGTGtctaaagaattttttttggaGGAACCCTTTCCATAATTATGAATACAAATATGCATAACTGCGATAGTGGTTGAAGCACTACAGTCTACAGCCTTGTTGCAAACTTTGCATTTTGTGTAATTAAGGTTTTGGAAATTGTCTGGCATGGTCAATGCTTCACTTCTATTGTCGTCAATGTCAAAGAAAATCATGGATCACCAACATCCTTCAATAAACTTGAAGTCGAAATTCACAAAGAGGATGTTAAGTTTAAACCAATTACCTTGTTCTCTGATGGCATCATTGTTATTTTCCATAAGGAAGGTTTCAAGTCCGACCACCATCCCAATTAGGGTTGGCATTATGTTGAATAGATACTTCTAGTAGGTTAGagtgtataaaaaaattaattggtaTGATCCCGAAAATGCAAAAattctttcaagtttcaaagTATAATCATTGGCAAATCATTCCTACTTGTTCAAAAATCCAATGAGTCGGATCATGTCCACGCAGACCATCTAAAATTAGCACCAAAACTGAACAATTTATTTAACCCTAGACCCCGACCTGGCGACCTctcaataataaaatcaaaattacgTCCACCAACTTCAGGAATAGCTCACGCCATAAGGAAGGAATTTAAAGATGGGATCATCATAAATTCGATGTTAATAGGCCGTTACGTGCACAAGTAACACCATACCAAGGCAAGGGAACTTATCGAGTATCAGATCATTTAAACTATAATCAGTTAATAAATACCGACAACGGCCTTAAAATCTTCAACTAATGCCGCCTTCAATACAGTAGATGTGTTAAACTGCACACACGTGttttcatttaataaattttccgtttttttcttttaacttcGATCCATGCTTACCACTTCCAAGTAAAGCTAGTTTGGAGGAGGCTAAGATCACAAAACCTAAGCTAAGAAGTAAGACCGACAGTCGAAGCCAAGAAAAGCAACGTGGCAGAATGACAAACCACACCACCAAATTTAGACAAGCAACAAGAAAGTTAGAATCTCTAATTCAAACGAAAAGTGGATAAGAAGACAAACCTTGGGTACACAACATAACTTGGCTAAGATATGCCCCATTCTCTAGCACAGATACAGAATTCTCTCTAGCACAGTTCAATTCCCCCTTAATGAAACCAGGAAAACATAGGAAAGTTAGCATAAACATCAAAATTCCAGCACAATTCAACAAATGAAATCGAAACCCCCCACCcccaaaatcaaagaaaaaagcattttttttaaaagctcaTCTAAGAAGTACAAGGAACCATGGCAGCCTGAAATCATAAACAGTCAACAAATCTAAAGATTTCGACTTTCAGTCCATCAAATGAACTTGAACCCAGATCTCAAATACATCTAATTCACCAAAAGaagacaacttttttttttttattactgaTTTAGGTTGTACAACATCATACCAGTAAACCACTTATCTACAATCTGTACCACGCAAACGAAAGTGGAAACACAAAAGCAAATAAAATCCTAAAATTGGAAACCTTTTCCTTTGATTAGGTAAGCAAAAGTGCAAAAACCAGCTAGTACGAGGATTAGCAACTTACCAATACACTAGAATCGCAGGAGAAAAATGAGATACAAACCAGAGCCCTCCCCAAAACGGGTTGAATTAGAACGGAACGCGACGGTGTTTGATTCAGAAAGACTTTGATGGATTTGGGTCATCTATTTCGCTCTGCTTTATCAGGCTGCAAAGgttaaaaagaattttaaaaaaaatagagcttTTGGAAGTTTCTGCAGAACGTGAAGTTGGTGTGAACATTCACGCTCTTATTAAAACATGTTTCTTGACTGGTATGGttaaagttacattttttgAACTATTCAACGAAGATTCTTAAGATTGGAACCATTGAAAGGAATCAAAGGATCTTGGTCAAGAtgacttttcagttttcacactattatttgaattagaaataattatttaactaaAAAAGGAACTACAAACTTTATACCCTCAATCGATTCATGATCACCAAAACACTTCAGAATTCTTTGGGTGTATCCGTGTATAGAAACAGGAAAGTAAAAGTCAATCTTGATagtctttttagtttttaacaaACAGTGATGattgtttaattaaaatttaatccaAAATTAGTAACTTAATTATTCATCCGGAGGAATCATGACAAGCCAGAAGTGAGAACACTCTATTTACTCCTTTTTACCGGGTGTTGCTTGCTTGATTGATTATCTCTTTCCTCAatagttatacacttataccaTTATCCGAATTCACTTTACAAAGTCGACATATGTCtataaatattcagtatatCAATTGTATATTTTGAGACTCATAATAACTACtaatgtaaattgtgaacattataaataattgccattatatactatcaataatttgtaaattcttaGTGTaagttttacaatttttttgtttatttaaatttatttgaaggtttataatttttttactatatacatgattattatataatatatttccaTTCCTTTCAGGCCAACCGTACCCAACCCTCATAGACTAATTCCGAAGTCAATATTATTTGCTTTGCACCGTCTTCATAATTCATGCATTCTGCATTCATCAGGCTTACCGTTTACATGaacatgaaataaataaataaataaaaatgatgtgCACAATGATTCATGGTAGTggtaaaatttaaagttttcatttGGCATAGCAAATTGAATAACACAACAAAACAAgagtataaatttattaaatggttattcgtgagacgggtcgggtcgagtcaaagcactatgcaaatgtcatacttatatgtgcaaatatgatacttatatgttcaaatataacactaatcaagaatacaatttttgatacttattatagaaaaagtaatacatttttcataataagtaatgttgacaagtgccccttataagggcaaatataatacttttgtggaaaaatgtaatacttttaaatcgaaatgtaaaagtattatattttcctttaaaagtattacatttacccttataagtaacaaaaactttattcctaattagtattacatttgagcatataagtatgacatttgtgcatataagtgttactttTTGTAGCTTGACCCGACCTGtttcatggtgagacggtctcacaaaaGTTTTTACCTTTATTAAAACACTAAGATAATTAAATTCATTCCAAAAATAGTACTGTAATAGATAATGACATTTAACCTTCAAATTATCAAACATAAACTAAATAATCATATTCTAGACGATTCGTTCCGCTTAATCTCATCCCTCCTCTACCAATTAAGGGATTTAAggataaataaaatcaaaactaTTCATTCCAAAAAAGATGTTGCAATCTCATCATCTACATGCATAACACCTCCCATATTTGAGAAATAAAGCGAGTGATTAGAAACTCCACCTATCTCAACTCTCTCCAAACATCTCTTCCAAATGAATAAACTAAAATCAAAGGAGACATCATCTTATTTGAAAACAATAAGAACAAATCTCCCCTATACTA encodes:
- the LOC116028310 gene encoding thioredoxin H-type-like isoform X2, with amino-acid sequence MGHILAKLCCVPKQQSKNDGDDSDHHVEFAGGNVHLITTKESWEQKLEEARRDGKTVVANFSASWCGPCRMIAPLYCELSEKHPSLMFLTVDVDELTEFSTSWDIKATPTFFFLKDGQQVDKLVGANKPELQKKITAILDTETQCQK
- the LOC116028310 gene encoding thioredoxin H9-like isoform X3; translated protein: MGHILAKLCCVPKSKNDGDDSDHHVEFAGGNVHLITTKESWEQKLEEARRDGKTVVANFSASWCGPCRMIAPLYCELSEKHPSLMFLTVDVDELTEFSTSWDIKATPTFFFLKDGQQVDKLVGANKPELQKKITAILDTETQCQK
- the LOC116028310 gene encoding thioredoxin H9-like isoform X1, which translates into the protein MGHILAKLCCVPKKLQQQSKNDGDDSDHHVEFAGGNVHLITTKESWEQKLEEARRDGKTVVANFSASWCGPCRMIAPLYCELSEKHPSLMFLTVDVDELTEFSTSWDIKATPTFFFLKDGQQVDKLVGANKPELQKKITAILDTETQCQK